From the genome of Sulfitobacter sp. DSM 110093, one region includes:
- a CDS encoding NADH-quinone oxidoreductase subunit B, protein MAVKDDGLVTPVMGDGHQSPRVKSGASAPAAYGQYGAGPDPEVATQSLNAELQDKGFLLTSTEDIINWARTGSLHWMTFGLACCAVEMMHSSMPRYDLERFGTAPRASPRQSDLMIVAGTLTNKMAPALRKVYDQMPEPRYVISMGSCANGGGYYHYSYSVVRGCDRIVPVDVYVPGCPPTAEALLYGILQLQRKIRRTGTIVR, encoded by the coding sequence ATGGCAGTAAAGGATGATGGATTGGTCACCCCGGTGATGGGCGATGGCCACCAAAGCCCGCGGGTGAAATCCGGTGCGTCTGCTCCAGCAGCCTACGGCCAATACGGCGCGGGGCCTGACCCTGAGGTTGCCACACAAAGCCTGAATGCCGAATTGCAGGACAAAGGCTTTCTGCTGACCTCGACCGAAGACATCATCAACTGGGCGCGCACCGGCAGCTTGCACTGGATGACCTTTGGTCTGGCCTGCTGCGCGGTTGAGATGATGCACAGTTCCATGCCGCGCTATGACCTTGAGCGTTTCGGCACCGCCCCTCGCGCCTCTCCGCGCCAGTCGGATCTGATGATCGTGGCGGGCACGCTGACCAACAAAATGGCCCCGGCGCTGCGTAAGGTCTACGACCAGATGCCAGAGCCGCGCTATGTGATCTCAATGGGGTCCTGTGCCAATGGCGGCGGCTATTACCACTACAGCTATTCGGTGGTGCGCGGCTGTGACCGGATCGTGCCGGTTGACGTCTATGTGCCCGGCTGCCCGCCGACGGCGGAAGCACTGCTTTATGGTATCCTCCAGTTGCAGCGTAAAATCCGCCGCACCGGGACAATTGTGCGCTAA
- a CDS encoding NADH-quinone oxidoreductase subunit A produces MDDMLREYLPILVFLAVAIGLGLVLILAAVVVAVRNPDPEKVSAYECGFNAFDDARMKFDVRFYLVSILFIIFDLEIAFLFPWAVAFKEVSMVGFWSMMVFLGVLTAGFAYEWKKGALEWQ; encoded by the coding sequence TTGGACGACATGCTGCGGGAATACCTGCCCATCCTCGTTTTTCTGGCCGTGGCGATTGGCCTTGGCCTTGTGCTGATCCTCGCCGCTGTGGTGGTGGCTGTGCGCAACCCTGACCCGGAAAAGGTCTCGGCCTATGAATGCGGGTTCAACGCTTTTGACGACGCGCGGATGAAATTCGACGTGCGTTTCTATCTGGTGTCGATCCTCTTCATCATCTTCGACCTCGAAATCGCCTTCCTCTTCCCTTGGGCCGTGGCCTTCAAAGAGGTGAGCATGGTGGGCTTTTGGTCAATGATGGTGTTCTTGGGCGTGCTGACGGCGGGCTTTGCCTATGAATGGAAGAAGGGAGCGCTCGAATGGCAGTAA